One Camelus ferus isolate YT-003-E chromosome 21, BCGSAC_Cfer_1.0, whole genome shotgun sequence genomic region harbors:
- the LOC102510660 gene encoding transmembrane epididymal protein 1: MGGFEGHLYPGLSLFFYGLYHARLVSRALICSQPAQYPPRPPWSKGRWAKLRQVHYVGLLKILSTFVLVAQELHNISGPFVLIRKTYHARDFLYCKQWQHLTIYMTFVLSGCVDAVSQNLLPRRSAALEQAAQALGLALILPLMLSHLQGSEGVDLQSHLLFIQALFPLVLVAVAELWAPDAWQLWVMKAFLYMLTGSWLIQIGFMLYRPISGHKWMDDDKNNIMFVTTFFCWHVVVLAFLMAWIHGVSFLWYRYMC; this comes from the coding sequence ATGGGAGGCTTCGAGGGTCATCTGTACCCAGGACTGTCCCTCTTCTTCTATGGACTTTATCACGCGCGACTCGTCTCCAGGGCCTTGATATGCAGCCAGCCTGCCCAGTACCCGCCACGTCCTCCCTGGAGCAAAGGCAGATGGGCAAAGCTACGGCAAGTTCACTACGTGGGGCTGCTGAAGATACTGAGCACCTTCGTTCTAGTGGCCCAAGAGCTGCATAACATTTCCGGGCCGTTTGTACTCATCAGGAAGACGTACCACGCGAGAGACTTCCTGTACTGCAAGCAGTGGCAGCACCTCACCATATACATGACCTTCGTCCTGAGCGGCTGTGTTGACGCGGTGAGCCAGAACCTGCTGCCCCGCAGGAGTGCCGCGCTGGAGCAGGCcgcccaggccctgggcctggctctgATCCTGCCCCTGATGCTGTCTCACTTGCAGGGCTCGGAGGGCGTGGACCTGCAGTCCCACCTCCTGTTCATCCAGGCCCTGTTCCCGCTGGTGCTGGTGGCGGTTGCCGAGCTGTGGGCTCCCGACGCGTGGCAGCTCTGGGTGATGAAGGCCTTTCTGTACATGCTTACGGGCTCTTGGCTGATCCAGATTGGCTTCATGCTCTACAGACCGATCTCCGGCCATAAGTGGATGGATGATGACAAAAACAATATTATGTTTGTCACCACCTTCTTCTGCTGGCATGTGGTCGTCCTCGCCTTTTTGATGGCCTGGATCCACGGCGTCTCCTTTTTGTGGTATCGCTACATGTGCTAA